The following proteins are co-located in the Nocardioides piscis genome:
- a CDS encoding oxygenase MpaB family protein, with translation MTSLRARLGHEIFQRVAGPDGPRQRDRIHGTPGPRWFSDDSEIVRVHGDAAMFVGGIRAILLQTMHPLAMQAVADHSGFRGDMWGRLARTSTFLAVTTFGTADHADGAVRAVRSIHERVRGTMPDGTPYAASDPHLLAWVHAAQVDSFLLAHQTYGARPLDAAGCDAYLAQAAVVARKLGVLDPPTTVDQLRRVLDDFRPELRATDEARSAVRFLALHPDLPLAAQPAYGVLFAAGIGLLPRWVRRPLRLPSLPVTERTVVRVLGTLATGTIRWAMSSGADEVRELRSAAS, from the coding sequence ATGACCTCCCTCCGCGCGCGACTGGGGCACGAGATCTTCCAGCGCGTGGCCGGACCTGACGGACCCCGCCAGCGCGATCGGATCCACGGGACGCCCGGTCCGCGCTGGTTCAGCGACGACTCCGAGATCGTCCGGGTGCACGGCGACGCCGCCATGTTCGTCGGGGGCATCCGCGCGATCCTGCTCCAGACCATGCATCCGCTCGCGATGCAGGCGGTCGCCGACCACTCAGGATTCCGCGGGGACATGTGGGGACGGTTGGCGCGCACGAGCACCTTCCTCGCGGTGACGACGTTCGGCACGGCCGACCACGCGGACGGGGCGGTGCGGGCCGTGCGCTCGATCCACGAGCGCGTGCGCGGCACGATGCCGGACGGCACGCCCTACGCCGCCTCCGACCCGCACCTGCTCGCCTGGGTGCACGCGGCCCAGGTCGACAGCTTCCTCCTCGCGCACCAGACGTATGGCGCTCGCCCGCTCGACGCTGCAGGGTGCGACGCCTACCTCGCCCAGGCGGCGGTGGTGGCCCGCAAGCTGGGCGTCCTCGACCCGCCGACGACCGTCGACCAGCTCCGCCGGGTCCTCGACGACTTCCGGCCCGAGCTGCGTGCGACCGACGAGGCACGCAGCGCCGTACGCTTCCTGGCCCTGCATCCCGACCTGCCGCTCGCGGCACAACCTGCCTATGGCGTGCTCTTCGCGGCCGGCATCGGCCTGCTGCCGCGCTGGGTCCGTCGTCCGCTGCGCCTGCCCTCGCTGCCCGTCACCGAGCGGACCGTGGTGCGGGTCCTCGGCACCCTGGCCACCGGCACCATCCGGTGGGCGATGTCGTCCGGCGCCGACGAGGTGCGCGAGCTGCGCAGCGCCGCCAGCTGA
- the hppD gene encoding 4-hydroxyphenylpyruvate dioxygenase, with product MTDSTLTVLTHEEEQAGLSLEQLKQLVGLVEYDASADPFPVTAMDAICFVVGNATQTANFYQLALGMELEAYRGPENGLRDAKVFVLRSGSARFVFAGAVTPDSPLLEHHRKHGDGVVDLALEVPDVDRCIEHARACGATILDEPYDITDEHGTVRMAAIATYGETRHSLVDRSRYDGPYLPGFVARSSTVVRREGHPKRLFQAIDHCVGNVELGKMDEWVTFYNKVLGFTNMAEFIGDDIATDYSALMSKVVASGNHRVKFPLNEPAIAKKKSQIDEYLEFYDGAGCQHIALATNDILRTVDILLDNGIEFLNTPDSYYDDPELRARIGDVRVPIEELKKRRILVDRDEDGYLLQIFTKPMGDRPTVFFEFIERHGSLGFGKGNFKALFEAIEREQEARGNL from the coding sequence ATGACTGACTCGACGCTGACCGTGCTCACCCACGAAGAGGAGCAGGCGGGCCTGAGCCTCGAGCAGCTCAAGCAGCTCGTCGGCCTGGTGGAGTACGACGCCTCCGCCGACCCGTTCCCGGTCACCGCCATGGACGCGATCTGCTTCGTCGTCGGCAACGCCACCCAGACCGCGAACTTCTACCAGCTCGCCCTGGGCATGGAGCTCGAGGCCTATCGCGGACCGGAGAACGGCCTGCGCGACGCCAAGGTCTTCGTCCTGCGGTCGGGCTCGGCCCGCTTCGTCTTCGCCGGCGCAGTCACGCCCGACAGCCCGCTGCTGGAGCACCACCGCAAGCACGGCGACGGTGTCGTCGACCTGGCCCTGGAGGTGCCCGACGTCGACCGGTGCATCGAGCACGCCCGCGCCTGCGGAGCCACCATCCTCGACGAGCCCTACGACATCACCGACGAGCACGGCACCGTCCGGATGGCCGCCATCGCGACGTATGGCGAGACCCGCCACTCCCTGGTGGACCGGTCGCGCTACGACGGGCCCTACCTGCCCGGGTTCGTCGCCCGGTCCTCGACCGTCGTGCGGCGCGAGGGCCACCCCAAGCGGCTCTTCCAGGCCATCGACCACTGCGTCGGCAACGTCGAGCTCGGCAAGATGGACGAGTGGGTGACGTTCTACAACAAGGTGCTCGGCTTCACGAACATGGCCGAGTTCATCGGCGACGACATCGCCACCGACTATTCCGCGCTGATGTCCAAGGTCGTCGCCAGCGGCAACCACCGGGTGAAGTTCCCCCTCAACGAGCCTGCGATCGCCAAGAAGAAGTCGCAGATCGACGAATACCTCGAGTTCTACGACGGCGCGGGCTGCCAGCACATCGCGCTGGCGACCAACGACATCCTCCGCACCGTCGACATCCTGCTCGACAACGGCATCGAGTTCCTCAATACGCCTGACTCCTACTACGACGACCCCGAGCTGCGCGCCCGGATCGGCGACGTCCGGGTCCCGATCGAGGAGCTGAAGAAGCGCAGGATCCTCGTCGACCGCGACGAGGACGGCTATCTCCTGCAGATCTTCACCAAGCCGATGGGCGACCGCCCCACGGTGTTCTTCGAGTTCATCGAGCGCCACGGCTCCCTCGGCTTCGGCAAGGGCAACTTCAAGGCGCTCTTCGAGGCGATCGAGCGCGAGCAGGAGGCCCGCGGCAACCTGTGA
- a CDS encoding winged helix-turn-helix transcriptional regulator, with protein sequence MDDLDSKLLDLFAAEPRIGVLEASRRLRVARGTVQARLDRLVANGVVTGWGPTLSPPPSASR encoded by the coding sequence ATGGACGATCTGGACAGCAAGCTGCTGGATCTGTTCGCCGCCGAACCACGTATCGGCGTCCTGGAGGCGAGCCGCCGTCTGCGCGTGGCGCGCGGCACCGTCCAGGCCCGCCTCGACCGCCTGGTCGCGAACGGGGTGGTCACCGGTTGGGGTCCGACCCTGTCCCCGCCGCCCTCGGCTTCCCGGTGA
- a CDS encoding Lrp/AsnC ligand binding domain-containing protein, protein MTAFLTLEIRQGAGHEAVAEHLATIPEVLEAHTITGAGDMWARVVARSNADLQRVIDQVLADPGIERSTTVIALAAQIDHRVLPLARTAAGLSQS, encoded by the coding sequence GTGACGGCCTTCCTGACCCTGGAGATCCGACAGGGGGCGGGGCACGAGGCGGTGGCCGAGCACCTCGCGACGATCCCCGAGGTCCTGGAGGCACACACGATCACCGGTGCGGGCGACATGTGGGCCCGCGTGGTGGCGCGCTCCAACGCCGACCTGCAACGCGTGATCGACCAGGTCCTGGCCGACCCCGGCATCGAGCGCTCGACCACCGTGATCGCCCTCGCCGCACAGATCGATCATCGCGTCCTGCCGCTGGCCCGGACGGCTGCCGGGCTCAGCCAGAGCTAG
- a CDS encoding IclR family transcriptional regulator: protein MTTEMSQTLDRGLRVLLALAEAPRGLTASELALQLDVNRTVVYRLIATLEHHSLVRRDARGRHYVGLGVLRIASAVQPLLRDLATPVLRSLAEAVGCTAHLTVADGDEALSLAVVEPTWTDFHVSYRVGTRHPLTAGAAGKAILLRPESGESAYVLTSGELQAGAHGLAAPVLGVEGLRASVGIVTLGGDIDEEVVAPRVVAAAQQVADRLR from the coding sequence ATGACCACCGAGATGTCGCAGACTCTCGATCGCGGACTCCGCGTGCTGCTCGCGCTCGCCGAGGCACCGCGAGGTCTGACCGCCAGCGAGCTCGCCCTCCAGCTCGACGTCAACCGGACGGTCGTCTATCGCCTGATCGCCACCCTCGAGCACCACTCGCTGGTCCGTCGTGACGCGCGCGGGCGCCACTACGTCGGGCTCGGCGTCCTGCGCATCGCCTCAGCCGTCCAGCCCCTGCTGCGCGACCTGGCGACGCCGGTTCTCCGGTCGCTCGCCGAGGCGGTGGGTTGCACGGCCCACCTCACGGTGGCCGACGGAGACGAGGCCCTCTCGCTCGCCGTGGTCGAACCGACCTGGACCGACTTCCACGTCTCCTACAGGGTGGGCACGCGACACCCCCTCACCGCCGGGGCGGCGGGCAAGGCGATCCTCCTGCGACCGGAGAGCGGCGAGTCGGCATACGTCCTGACGAGCGGCGAGCTGCAGGCCGGCGCACACGGGCTGGCTGCGCCGGTGCTCGGTGTCGAGGGCCTGCGGGCCAGCGTCGGGATCGTCACCCTCGGCGGCGACATCGACGAGGAGGTCGTGGCTCCCCGCGTCGTGGCTGCGGCCCAGCAGGTCGCCGACCGCCTGCGCTAG
- a CDS encoding calcium-binding protein — MNRHVRRSLATTGTTTLLAAALLTAPGAQAAAATTCQGKDVTIDGTGQPVVTGTAGNDVIAASLGSTVSALAGDDTICVLPGTATGATTVDAGEGKDSVETSTLPAAAAVTTTLGAGDDTYAGGPGSDTVVSGAAGQPNGDTIDLALGDDVLQWHGIQAPGAKVDLGGGANTLVDGDGGVVSIDARSRKLERAGVTVLQWTGAATTFIVDSTATSAAFTGTNDAETFVLREARVGGTPTTLTVDMAGGDDTVTTRSAVLDGSSTTGGDGADLIQVAHNYGKLVLDLDKGELETGEPDVTPDQSVKGFENADAVTATMTVKGTHTANVLNLQGCDVRGVGRAGADTISGRVKLEAPPALTCAAVKLVARGGKDADKIRGTAGNDRLFGNRGEDLVDARSGDDVIFGGLDDDRLRGNLGNDKVRGGQGNDELAGNAGDDRVQGDKGLDRLLGQAGNDVLVGGLNWDRGHGGQGIDKCSMIERARKCER, encoded by the coding sequence ATGAATCGCCACGTACGTCGATCACTTGCCACCACCGGCACGACCACACTGCTCGCAGCCGCCCTGCTCACCGCACCCGGCGCGCAGGCTGCCGCAGCCACGACCTGCCAGGGCAAGGACGTCACCATCGACGGCACCGGCCAGCCGGTCGTCACCGGCACGGCCGGCAACGACGTCATCGCCGCGAGCCTCGGCTCCACCGTGAGCGCCCTCGCGGGCGACGACACCATCTGCGTGCTGCCCGGCACCGCCACCGGCGCGACCACGGTCGACGCCGGCGAGGGCAAGGACTCGGTCGAGACTTCCACTCTGCCGGCCGCCGCGGCCGTGACGACGACGCTGGGCGCCGGCGACGACACCTACGCCGGCGGCCCGGGATCGGACACCGTCGTCAGTGGCGCCGCTGGTCAGCCCAACGGCGACACGATCGACCTCGCACTGGGCGACGACGTCCTCCAGTGGCACGGCATCCAGGCGCCGGGCGCCAAGGTCGACCTCGGCGGCGGAGCCAACACCCTGGTCGACGGTGACGGAGGGGTCGTGTCGATCGACGCGCGCTCGCGCAAGCTCGAGCGGGCCGGCGTGACCGTCCTGCAGTGGACCGGCGCGGCGACGACCTTCATCGTGGACTCCACCGCCACGTCGGCGGCCTTCACCGGCACCAACGACGCCGAGACCTTCGTCCTGCGCGAGGCTCGCGTCGGTGGCACGCCGACGACGCTGACCGTCGACATGGCGGGCGGTGACGACACCGTCACGACCCGTTCCGCAGTCCTCGACGGCTCCAGCACGACCGGCGGCGACGGTGCCGACCTGATCCAGGTCGCCCACAACTACGGAAAGCTGGTCCTCGACCTCGACAAGGGTGAGCTCGAGACCGGCGAACCCGACGTGACTCCGGACCAGAGCGTCAAGGGCTTCGAGAACGCCGACGCCGTCACCGCCACGATGACCGTCAAGGGCACCCACACCGCCAACGTCCTCAACCTGCAGGGCTGTGACGTGCGAGGCGTCGGCCGCGCAGGCGCCGACACCATCAGCGGACGGGTGAAGCTCGAGGCGCCGCCGGCCCTGACGTGTGCCGCGGTGAAGCTGGTCGCCCGCGGCGGCAAGGACGCGGACAAGATCCGGGGCACGGCGGGCAACGACCGCCTCTTCGGCAACCGTGGCGAGGACCTCGTCGACGCACGCAGCGGCGACGACGTCATCTTCGGTGGGCTCGACGACGACCGCCTCCGGGGCAACCTCGGCAACGACAAGGTCCGTGGCGGCCAGGGCAACGACGAGCTCGCGGGGAACGCCGGCGACGACCGCGTCCAGGGCGACAAGGGCCTCGACCGCCTGCTCGGCCAGGCCGGGAACGACGTCCTGGTGGGCGGCCTCAACTGGGACCGCGGCCACGGTGGCCAGGGCATCGACAAGTGCAGCATGATCGAGCGCGCCCGGAAGTGCGAGCGCTGA